The following are encoded in a window of Salvelinus fontinalis isolate EN_2023a unplaced genomic scaffold, ASM2944872v1 scaffold_0044, whole genome shotgun sequence genomic DNA:
- the LOC129842504 gene encoding uncharacterized protein C18orf19 homolog B-like yields MHRVLSQGALRQMAYVRSVVVGLSVCEARLAVSVCIVGRLPTGPVQRWVSTSAFNRAVERPKLQPEDQDPPGLAGTEPVYGADSSKLPVEALPEAPPEAPEIDPLQDKSIGLVQRFKKTFKQYGKVMIPVHLLTSSVWFGTFYYAAMQGVNVVPFLEFIGLPEKIVGLLNHSSGGYALTAYAMYKIATPARYTVTLGGTSFSVQYLRKHGYFSTPPPVKDYLQDRMEETREKLTEKMEETKELFSEKMEETKELLSGKMEDTKERLSGISEKMEETKERLSGKMEETKERFSGKMEETKERFSGKVEETKERLSGKMEETKERFSGKMGETKERFSGKMGETKDMFSDKLQETKDKVSYRKKLD; encoded by the exons ATGCATCGTGTTCTGTCCCAGGGTGCATTGCGGCAGATGGCCTACGTGCGGTCCGTGGTCGTGGGCCTGTCGGTGTGTGAGGCTCGCCTGGCCGTGTCGGTGTGTATTGTAGGCCGCCTGCCCACCGGGCCCGTCCAGCGTTGGGTCAGTACCTCAGCCTTTAACAGGGCAGTGGAACGGCCCAAGCTCCAACCGGAGGACCAGGACCCACCCGGCCTGGCTGGAACAGAGCCCGTCTACGGGGCAGACTCCTCCAAGCTGCCTGTGGAGGCCCTGCCGGAGGCCCCGCCGGAGGCCCCAGAGATAGACCCTCTGCAGGACAAGTCCATTGGTCTGGTCCAGAGATTCAAGAAGACCTTTAAGCAGTACGGGAAGGTGATGATACCTGTCCATCTCCTGACCTCCAGCGTCTGGTTCGGGACCTTCTACTACGCTGCTATGCA GGGAGTGAATGTGGTGCCTTTTCTGGAGTTTATTGGTTTACCAGAGAAGATTGTTGGTCTGCTGAATCACTCTTCTGGTGGCTACGCCCTCACTGCCTACGCCATGTACAAG ATTGCAACACCTGCCAGATACACAGTGACTCTGGGTGGGACGTCCTTCTCAGTGCAGTACCTCCGTAAACACGGCTACTTCTCTACCCCGCCGCCTGTCAAAGACTACCTGCAGGACCGGATGGAAGAGACCAGGGAGAAACTCACAGAGAAAATGGAGGAGACTAAGGAACTGTTCTCTGAAAAAATGGAGGAAACTAAAGAACTACTCTCGGGGAAAATGGAAGATACGAAAGAACGATTGTCTGGTATTTCCGAAAAGATGGAGGAGACGAAAGAACGTCTCTCTGGAAAGATGGAGGAGACGAAAGAACGTTTCTCTGGAAAGATGGAGGAGACGAAAGAACGTTTCTCTGGAAAGGTGGAGGAGACGAAAGAACGTCTCTCTGGAAAGATGGAGGAGACGAAAGAACGTTTCTCTGGAAAGATGGGGGAGACGAAAGAACGTTTCTCTGGAAAGATGGGGGAGACTAAAGACATGTTCTCTGATAAACTACAGGAAACCAAAGACAAAGTATCTTACCGAAAGAAGCTAGATTAG
- the LOC129842499 gene encoding adrenocorticotropic hormone receptor-like, producing MNDGSVLPSNHTDCQVVKVPHLAFFVLGMVSLSENLLVVVAVVRNKNLHSPMYMFICSLATFNTISSLSKTWETLMMVFSDVGHLDSRGDSVRRVDDIIDALLCMSFIGCICSFLAIAVDRYVTIFHALRYHNIMTMRRAAAALAGIWALCGVAGTVMVAFCDATVIKILFIVLFLISLLLILFLYVHMFLLARSHARKIAALPGSAMPHRSLRGALTLTMLFGVFVVCWAPFFLHLLLLMVCVENPYCECYRSLFQLNLVLLMSHAVIDPAIYAFRSAELRHTFRKMLLCSDSRLCYEVKALFH from the coding sequence ATGAATGATGGCTCAGTTCTCCCCTCCAACCACACAGACTGTCAGGTGGTGAAGGTCCCCCACCTGGCGTTCTTCGTGTTGGGTATGGTGTCTCTCAGTGAGAACCTGTTGGTGGTGGTGGCCGTGGTGCGCAACAAGAACCTCCACTCCCCGATGTACATGTTTATCTGTAGCCTGGCCACGTTCaacaccatctcctccctctccaagACCTGGGAGACCCTGATGATGGTGTTCAGCGATGTCGGACACCTGGACTCCCGAGGGGACTCCGTCCGGAGGGTGGACGACATCATAGACGCACTGCTCTGCATGTCCTTTATCGGTTGTATCTGTAGCTTCCTGGCCATCGCCGTGGACCGCTACGTCACCATCTTCCACGCGCTGCGCTACCACAACATCATGACCATGAGGCGAGCCGCCGCCGCCTTGGCGGGGATCTGGGCGCTGTGCGGCGTCGCCGGGACGGTCATGGTGGCATTCTGTGATGCCACGGTCATCAAGATCCTTTTCATCGTGCTCTTCCTCATCTCGctgctcctcatcctcttcctctacGTCCACATGTTCCTGCTGGCTCGGTCCCACGCCAGGAAGATTGCGGCGCTGCCCGGGAGTGCCATGCCGCACCGCAGCCTCCGGGGGGCGCTCACGCTCACCATGCTATTCGGTGTGTTTGTTGTGTGCTGGGCACCTttcttcctccatctcctcctcctcatggtGTGTGTAGAGAACCCCTACTGTGAGTGCTACCGCTCTCTGTTCCAGCTGAATTTGGTTCTGCTGATGAGTCACGCTGTGATAGACCCGGCCATCTACGCCTTCCGCAGCGCAGAGCTACGACACACCTTCAGGAAGATGCTGCTCTGCTCAGACTCACGACTCTGCTACGAGGTCAAAGCTCTGTTCCACTGA